A genomic region of Dickeya solani IPO 2222 contains the following coding sequences:
- the dgcN gene encoding N-acetyltransferase DgcN: MLIPQPYLLFLGDVTDPLAVKTARGIHTWRPEQCVGQLRLPGSTVSLGLDDLDIPSAVARGAKTLVLGTANAGGFLPPHWLDTVRAAIEAGMNVANGLHQRLIDVPGLQELAEQHQVQLFDIRHMRPELTVGSGKKRSGKRVLTVGTDCSVGKMYTSLALESAMRAQGLKADFRATGQTGVLVAGDGIAIDAVIADFIAGAAEALSPANDDDHWDIVEGQGSLFHPSYAGVTTGLIHGAQPHWLVMCHEMGRPHMRHLPHQPMVELGDCVDANLRAARVTNPDVQLAGFAINTSNYGEQAARDYCRELSERFGVPATDPIRFGIDDIATLLKTQG; encoded by the coding sequence ATGCTGATTCCACAACCTTACCTGCTTTTTCTTGGCGACGTGACCGACCCGCTGGCGGTGAAAACGGCGCGCGGCATTCACACCTGGCGCCCCGAACAGTGCGTAGGACAGCTGCGCCTGCCGGGCAGCACGGTGTCGCTGGGGCTCGATGATCTGGATATTCCGTCCGCCGTGGCGCGCGGCGCCAAAACGCTGGTACTGGGTACCGCCAACGCCGGCGGTTTCCTGCCGCCGCACTGGCTGGATACCGTGCGCGCCGCGATCGAAGCCGGCATGAACGTCGCCAACGGCCTGCATCAGCGCCTGATCGACGTCCCCGGTTTGCAGGAGCTGGCGGAACAGCATCAGGTACAACTGTTCGATATTCGACATATGCGCCCGGAACTGACCGTCGGCAGCGGCAAAAAACGCAGCGGTAAACGCGTGCTGACCGTCGGCACCGACTGTTCGGTCGGTAAGATGTACACCTCGCTGGCGCTGGAATCCGCCATGCGCGCGCAGGGTCTGAAAGCCGACTTCCGCGCCACCGGACAGACCGGGGTGCTGGTCGCCGGCGACGGTATCGCCATTGACGCGGTGATCGCCGACTTCATCGCCGGCGCGGCGGAAGCACTGTCTCCGGCCAACGACGACGACCACTGGGATATCGTCGAAGGTCAGGGTTCGCTGTTTCATCCGTCCTACGCTGGGGTGACTACCGGTCTTATCCACGGCGCACAACCGCACTGGCTGGTGATGTGCCACGAAATGGGCCGCCCGCACATGCGTCACCTGCCCCATCAACCGATGGTGGAACTGGGCGACTGCGTGGACGCCAACCTGCGCGCTGCGCGCGTCACCAACCCGGATGTACAGTTGGCCGGTTTCGCCATCAATACCTCCAACTATGGCGAACAGGCAGCGCGCGATTACTGCCGCGAACTGAGCGAACGTTTCGGCGTGCCCGCCACCGACCCGATCCGTTTCGGTATTGATGACATTGCAACGCTGCTGAAAACCCAGGGGTAA
- a CDS encoding DUF202 domain-containing protein, protein MIPSADNPPRDPGLQPERTRLAWSRTAFVLLVNSVLLLKAGTMKSQPLMLAAGLFLLLMTLITYIWSRLRLRALLRSGYPCTRQSMWMLRLLVLTVMVTASSLLVGFING, encoded by the coding sequence ATGATTCCCTCTGCCGATAACCCACCGCGCGATCCGGGCTTGCAGCCGGAACGCACGCGGCTTGCCTGGTCGCGGACCGCGTTTGTGCTGCTGGTCAACAGCGTGTTGCTGTTGAAAGCCGGAACGATGAAAAGCCAGCCGCTGATGCTGGCCGCCGGGCTGTTTCTGCTGCTGATGACGCTGATTACCTATATCTGGTCGCGTCTGCGGTTGCGCGCCCTATTGCGCAGCGGCTACCCCTGTACCCGACAATCGATGTGGATGCTGCGGCTGCTGGTGTTAACGGTCATGGTGACCGCGTCAAGCTTGCTGGTGGGTTTCATCAACGGTTAA
- the dgcA gene encoding N-acetyl-D-Glu racemase DgcA gives MRQMQIETVELPLARPFAISRGTRTAVTVVRVTLEERGFIGRGECTPTVHYQETADSVTHQLETVRQAVENDIGLEELQQLLPPGSARNALDCALWRLNAALARQTLWQHLAIAPPQSIVTAETLSLDSVENMANAARDAVSRGALLLKIKLDREQILEKVAAIRQSAPNVTLIVDANEAWSGLELEPLLRQLAAHRIAMVEQPLPAGQDSELATFKHAIPVCADESCHHRGDIAALRDRYEMINIKLDKCGGLTEALAMVAEARQYDMRIMVGCMLGSSLAMEAAMPAALAAEHVDLDGPIWLAADSSPYLTYNLGRIWL, from the coding sequence ATGCGACAGATGCAAATCGAAACCGTGGAACTGCCGCTGGCCCGGCCTTTCGCCATTTCCCGCGGCACCCGCACCGCGGTCACGGTGGTGCGCGTGACGCTGGAAGAGCGCGGCTTTATCGGCCGGGGGGAATGCACCCCCACCGTCCACTATCAGGAAACCGCCGACAGCGTGACCCACCAGTTGGAAACCGTGCGTCAGGCGGTGGAAAACGACATCGGTCTGGAAGAACTGCAGCAGTTGCTGCCGCCGGGTTCCGCCCGCAACGCGCTGGACTGCGCCTTATGGCGGCTGAACGCCGCGCTTGCCAGACAGACGCTGTGGCAGCACCTCGCCATCGCACCGCCGCAGTCGATCGTCACCGCTGAAACCCTGAGTCTCGACAGTGTGGAAAACATGGCGAACGCCGCCAGAGACGCGGTCTCCCGCGGTGCGCTACTGCTGAAAATCAAACTCGACCGGGAACAGATTCTGGAAAAGGTGGCGGCGATTCGCCAGTCCGCGCCCAACGTGACGCTGATTGTGGACGCCAACGAAGCCTGGAGCGGGCTGGAACTGGAGCCGCTGTTGCGCCAGTTGGCCGCGCATCGCATCGCGATGGTGGAACAACCGTTGCCCGCCGGGCAGGACAGCGAGCTGGCGACGTTTAAACACGCCATTCCGGTGTGCGCCGACGAAAGCTGCCACCACCGTGGCGACATTGCCGCTCTGCGTGACCGCTACGAGATGATCAACATCAAACTGGACAAGTGCGGCGGGCTGACCGAAGCGCTGGCGATGGTAGCCGAAGCGCGCCAGTACGACATGCGCATCATGGTGGGCTGCATGCTCGGCTCCTCGCTGGCGATGGAAGCCGCCATGCCGGCGGCGCTGGCCGCCGAACACGTGGATCTGGACGGCCCGATCTGGCTGGCGGCGGACAGCTCGCCGTACCTGACGTATAACCTCGGCCGCATCTGGCTGTGA